One Mariprofundus sp. NF genomic region harbors:
- a CDS encoding SGNH/GDSL hydrolase family protein: protein MKTFKQMVINTCLIGMSCLFALAVVEAYLRVTDFSMPSLYHFSPDHSGAMHRPNAHGWHRSEGITYIRINSAGLRDREHSILKADNTYRIAIIGDSYAEALQVEIEETFWSKLESLLQQNSFADGKKIEVINFGVSGYGTADELLALQSRVWSYSPDMVLLAFLTGNDIRNNSKALEPRQDKPFWVIEGGKLIYDDSFLKSEFYKKRTSELWRTLQKLSDHIRVLQLLRFVKDNLFPSTTLSESESNGLSIEAGIDDAIYSEPKTKVWIEAWQVTEALIAKVNQEVQKHKARFLLVCLSNSAQVYPAPDERKKLMEKLGVSDLFYPDKRIYELGEALGIEVLLLAPFLQKVADEKKVHLHGFDNTKLGVGHWNKLGHSEAASVISDYLLHKPL from the coding sequence TTGAAAACGTTTAAACAAATGGTAATTAATACCTGTCTCATAGGCATGTCGTGTTTATTCGCTCTAGCTGTAGTGGAGGCATATCTGCGCGTAACAGATTTTTCCATGCCAAGTTTGTATCATTTTTCTCCCGATCATTCCGGGGCAATGCATAGACCAAATGCACATGGCTGGCATAGGAGCGAAGGAATAACTTATATTAGAATAAACAGTGCAGGTTTAAGGGATAGAGAGCATTCAATCTTAAAAGCAGATAATACATATAGAATTGCCATTATCGGAGATTCTTATGCTGAGGCGCTACAAGTAGAAATTGAGGAAACATTTTGGTCAAAATTGGAATCTCTTCTGCAACAAAACTCATTTGCAGATGGAAAGAAAATTGAAGTCATTAACTTTGGTGTATCCGGTTATGGAACTGCCGACGAATTGCTCGCGTTGCAGTCCCGTGTATGGTCATACTCTCCAGATATGGTGTTGTTAGCCTTTCTTACGGGAAATGACATTCGAAACAATTCAAAGGCATTAGAACCAAGGCAAGATAAACCATTTTGGGTAATAGAAGGTGGTAAACTTATTTACGATGATTCTTTTTTAAAATCAGAGTTTTATAAAAAAAGAACTTCTGAACTTTGGAGAACGCTGCAAAAACTTTCTGACCATATAAGAGTTCTCCAGCTTTTGCGTTTTGTTAAGGACAACCTTTTCCCTTCTACTACTCTCAGTGAATCTGAAAGTAATGGACTTAGCATAGAAGCGGGTATTGATGATGCAATTTATAGTGAACCGAAAACAAAGGTCTGGATAGAAGCATGGCAGGTGACTGAAGCATTAATAGCCAAGGTAAATCAGGAGGTCCAAAAGCACAAAGCGCGTTTTTTACTGGTTTGCTTGTCAAACAGTGCTCAAGTTTATCCTGCCCCTGATGAGCGGAAGAAACTTATGGAGAAGCTTGGTGTTTCTGATTTATTTTATCCAGATAAGAGGATTTATGAACTTGGAGAGGCACTAGGCATAGAGGTTTTACTATTGGCTCCATTTCTACAGAAAGTAGCAGATGAAAAAAAAGTTCATTTACATGGGTTCGATAATACAAAATTGGGGGTTGGTCATTGGAATAAGTTGGGACATTCAGAGGCAGCAAGCGTCATAAGTGATTATTTATTGCATAAGCCATTGTGA